The genomic stretch TATTGTGTAATAGGATTTATAATAGTAGGACTAGCATGTATATTTGTTGAAAAATCACAAGGACCTAAAAAATATACGGGAACTGCTGAAGGGTTTGACAGTGAGGTGAAAGTTGAAATCTTGGCTAAGAAAAATGGAAAAGGAGAGCTTAGAATAACTGACATAATATGTACTCATGGGGATACTGAAGCTATTGCAGGACCCGCTGTAGAAAGTTTAATAGCAACTGTTAAATCTACACAAGATATAGAATCTCTTGATACTATTGCAGGAGCTACTTACACTTCAGAAGGATTTATTGATGCAATGAAAGATGCATGTTCAAAAATAAAATAAAAAATTTATATATAAAAGGCTCAAATTTTTAATTTGAGCCTTTTTTCATTTCTTAGGAAATTATAATTTGATAAATTTGTTGAAAAAATAAAAAATATTAATTATTTTAGCTTCATATTAGATATATTTAATCGAATAAGATTAAA from Fusobacterium sp. encodes the following:
- a CDS encoding FMN-binding protein: MESRVEKIRKYCVIGFIIVGLACIFVEKSQGPKKYTGTAEGFDSEVKVEILAKKNGKGELRITDIICTHGDTEAIAGPAVESLIATVKSTQDIESLDTIAGATYTSEGFIDAMKDACSKIK